In a single window of the Pyramidobacter porci genome:
- a CDS encoding S-layer homology domain-containing protein, producing the protein MSMKKMLAVVAAASLAAAAAPAFAANPFSDVPMNHWAYDAVEQLSAKGILEGYPNGTFKGNRAMTRYEIATMVARMMAAGGLSGEDLEKLKALVVEFQPELEALGVKVDGFDSRLSALEKGLGGWKITGQMRFDYNAWDNDVFDSKGEPVGAGHDGFTMNRARLFLHRDLSDGVSFDARWHRGNFDRWWVTAKDFMGLEGLTMRGGQFYLDWEDEDGLYDDNDAFNMDANYRGFDLKYNRGMFTVEGFAASNQGGNIYADNASDEYYGARLKFDFSEKFWLSLNGLWYNVDDVNYKTYWAGLGFSFMDGLELKGAYYMEDIDGAAIDDPKAFKVILDVSQDVLKFTSLWVEYAKFDEGFYIDRSPWSFSDIDWPGDISDGVILPDDVDVLFVKAKQKWNDKWSTIERYVKYDIDSFWDAKEWSVAIGYQYSPNLYFELAYADMDGSFLAPDYDNNQIRFRTLLNF; encoded by the coding sequence ATGAGTATGAAGAAAATGCTCGCCGTAGTCGCCGCCGCATCGCTGGCGGCCGCAGCCGCGCCGGCGTTCGCCGCGAATCCGTTCAGCGACGTGCCGATGAACCACTGGGCGTACGACGCCGTGGAGCAGCTGAGCGCGAAGGGAATCCTGGAGGGTTATCCGAACGGGACGTTCAAGGGCAACCGCGCCATGACCCGCTACGAGATCGCCACGATGGTGGCGCGCATGATGGCCGCGGGCGGCCTGAGCGGTGAAGACCTGGAGAAGCTGAAGGCGCTGGTGGTGGAGTTCCAGCCGGAGCTGGAAGCCTTGGGCGTGAAAGTGGACGGCTTCGACAGCCGCCTGAGCGCGCTCGAGAAGGGCTTGGGCGGATGGAAGATCACCGGCCAGATGCGCTTCGACTACAACGCGTGGGATAACGATGTCTTTGATAGTAAGGGAGAACCTGTGGGGGCTGGTCATGACGGCTTCACGATGAACCGCGCCCGTCTGTTCCTGCACCGCGACCTGAGCGACGGCGTCAGCTTCGACGCCCGCTGGCACAGGGGTAACTTCGACCGCTGGTGGGTCACCGCCAAGGACTTCATGGGTCTGGAAGGCCTGACGATGCGCGGCGGTCAGTTCTACCTCGACTGGGAAGACGAAGACGGACTGTACGACGACAACGACGCGTTCAACATGGACGCCAACTATCGCGGCTTCGACCTGAAGTACAACCGCGGCATGTTCACCGTCGAGGGCTTCGCGGCCTCCAACCAGGGCGGCAACATCTACGCTGACAACGCCAGCGACGAGTACTACGGCGCCCGCCTGAAGTTCGACTTCAGCGAGAAGTTCTGGCTGAGCCTGAACGGCCTGTGGTACAACGTGGACGACGTGAACTACAAGACCTACTGGGCCGGCCTCGGCTTCAGCTTCATGGACGGCCTCGAGCTGAAGGGCGCCTACTACATGGAAGACATCGACGGCGCCGCCATCGACGATCCCAAGGCGTTCAAGGTTATCCTCGACGTCAGCCAGGACGTGCTCAAGTTCACCAGCCTGTGGGTCGAGTACGCCAAGTTCGACGAGGGCTTCTACATCGACAGAAGCCCCTGGTCCTTCAGCGACATCGACTGGCCGGGCGATATTTCTGATGGCGTCATCCTGCCGGACGACGTGGACGTCCTCTTCGTCAAGGCCAAGCAGAAGTGGAACGACAAGTGGAGCACGATCGAGCGCTACGTCAAGTATGACATCGACAGTTTCTGGGATGCCAAGGAGTGGTCTGTGGCCATCGGTTACCAGTACAGCCCCAACCTCTACTTCGAGCTGGCCTATGCCGACATGGACGGCAGCTTCCTCGCTCCCGACTACGACAACAACCAGATCCGCTTCCGCACGCTGCTGAACTTCTAA
- a CDS encoding TetR family transcriptional regulator: MDFTKKEIQSAFWQLLEERPFGKITVKAVVARCGVNRNTFYYHFQDLHDLLRKSVLSWLDDLFADEPTAAAVVAKLSQRRAAVMHVYKSLPRQAFIEELGVWARYAVARCVGEGRLFAEKENRELLLSVCRFALLGFLLDWLEGDMGSDLGKSLSRCAELLKNFSLPPSSKAPRL; this comes from the coding sequence ATGGATTTCACGAAGAAAGAGATACAGAGCGCGTTCTGGCAGCTGCTGGAAGAGCGCCCGTTCGGCAAAATCACGGTGAAAGCCGTCGTCGCGCGCTGCGGCGTGAACCGCAACACGTTTTACTATCACTTTCAGGACCTTCACGATCTGCTCCGCAAGTCCGTGCTGAGCTGGCTCGACGATCTGTTCGCCGACGAGCCGACCGCGGCGGCGGTCGTCGCCAAACTGTCGCAGCGCCGGGCGGCCGTCATGCACGTCTACAAGTCGCTGCCGCGCCAGGCGTTCATCGAGGAATTGGGCGTCTGGGCGCGCTACGCCGTGGCCCGCTGCGTCGGCGAAGGCCGGCTTTTCGCGGAGAAGGAGAACCGGGAGCTGCTGCTTTCCGTGTGCCGCTTCGCGCTGCTGGGGTTCCTGCTGGACTGGCTGGAAGGGGACATGGGCTCCGACTTGGGGAAAAGTCTGTCGCGCTGTGCGGAACTGCTGAAAAATTTCTCCCTCCCTCCTAGTTCGAAGGCTCCGCGCTTGTAA
- a CDS encoding nitroreductase, whose product MNDEKSTELLAGIAARRSCRAFENTPPAPELLASVLKYATFSPSAKNAQPWEVYVVAGERLDALRAKMDEAFHQGRGVPMHAGREMPAWQARARELNGALAPVLERQGWEPKSFIGRCLRFFDAPAAAIVCMDGEPSPLHLLDIGMFTQTLCLSAAGHGLASCIIAYTLIVEPAIREFLRLPAERRVMITVALGFPAKDQPMAQFRSSRAETGENVHFVRS is encoded by the coding sequence ATGAACGATGAAAAATCTACAGAACTGCTGGCCGGCATCGCCGCGCGCCGGTCCTGCCGCGCCTTTGAAAACACGCCGCCGGCGCCGGAACTGCTCGCGTCGGTGCTGAAATACGCCACGTTTTCGCCCTCGGCCAAAAACGCCCAGCCGTGGGAAGTTTACGTCGTCGCCGGAGAACGCCTCGACGCCCTGCGCGCAAAGATGGACGAAGCCTTTCATCAGGGCCGGGGCGTGCCCATGCACGCCGGGCGGGAAATGCCCGCGTGGCAGGCCCGCGCCCGCGAACTGAACGGCGCTCTGGCACCCGTTCTCGAGCGCCAGGGCTGGGAGCCGAAAAGCTTCATCGGCCGCTGCCTGCGCTTCTTCGACGCGCCGGCAGCCGCCATCGTCTGCATGGACGGCGAGCCCAGCCCCCTGCATCTCCTCGACATCGGCATGTTCACGCAGACCCTGTGCTTGTCCGCCGCCGGGCACGGCCTTGCCAGCTGCATCATCGCCTACACGCTGATCGTCGAACCGGCCATCCGCGAGTTCCTGCGCCTGCCCGCCGAACGTCGCGTCATGATCACCGTGGCGCTCGGCTTCCCCGCCAAAGATCAGCCCATGGCCCAGTTCAGATCCAGCCGCGCCGAAACGGGCGAGAACGTGCACTTCGTCCGATCCTGA
- a CDS encoding ATP-binding protein, which produces MKRYAMTRLEAWKTNPRRKPLVIHGARQVGKTWLMKEFGRTHYTKTVYLNFEHNDSLKKLFDGDFGIPRLINGLQVESGTIITPEDTLILFDEVQEVPAALTALKYFCENASEYQVIAAGSLLGLTVHPGTSFPVGKVDFLNLYPMHFREFLDACGMEELCAMLGTADTDMMNVFSSRFIQQLKTYYFTGGMPEAVQTWLDTGDCEAVREVQKNLEIYYQSDFSKHAPEMTVRRILQVWNGIPAQLAKENRRFVFGQIREGARAKDFELALQWMHDAGLVYLVPRVSKPRLPLSAYAKPSQFKLFMLDVGLMAAMSGLDRRTLLAGNRFFEEFKGALTEQYVLQQLIADSGLQAYYFSEERSDGEIDFLVQAGGHLLPVEVKAAENLQAKSLRAFHAKYGPALSVRTSLSPYREQEWMVNVPLYDIGAWFAGRRRAATA; this is translated from the coding sequence ATGAAAAGATACGCAATGACACGCCTTGAAGCGTGGAAAACAAACCCTCGGCGCAAACCTCTCGTCATCCACGGCGCCCGTCAGGTAGGCAAAACATGGCTTATGAAAGAATTCGGACGCACTCATTACACGAAAACAGTCTATCTGAATTTCGAGCATAACGACAGCCTGAAAAAACTGTTCGACGGCGATTTCGGCATCCCGCGTCTGATCAACGGCCTGCAGGTCGAATCCGGAACAATCATCACGCCCGAAGACACGTTGATTCTGTTCGACGAAGTGCAGGAAGTCCCGGCTGCGCTGACGGCGCTCAAATACTTCTGCGAGAACGCGTCCGAATATCAGGTCATCGCGGCTGGTTCGCTGCTGGGGCTGACCGTTCATCCGGGAACGTCTTTTCCAGTCGGCAAGGTCGACTTTCTGAACCTGTATCCGATGCACTTCCGCGAATTCCTCGACGCCTGCGGCATGGAAGAGCTCTGCGCAATGCTGGGAACGGCGGACACGGACATGATGAACGTATTCTCTTCTCGTTTCATCCAGCAGCTGAAGACATATTACTTCACCGGCGGCATGCCCGAAGCCGTTCAAACATGGCTGGATACCGGCGACTGCGAAGCCGTGCGCGAGGTGCAGAAAAACCTGGAAATCTATTATCAGAGCGATTTTTCAAAACACGCTCCGGAAATGACCGTGCGGCGGATACTTCAGGTCTGGAACGGGATTCCTGCCCAGCTCGCCAAGGAAAACAGGCGTTTCGTCTTCGGGCAGATCCGCGAAGGCGCCCGGGCGAAAGATTTCGAACTGGCGCTCCAATGGATGCACGACGCTGGACTCGTCTACCTCGTGCCTCGCGTCTCGAAGCCGAGGCTGCCGCTTTCGGCCTACGCCAAACCTTCGCAGTTCAAGCTCTTCATGCTCGACGTCGGCCTCATGGCAGCCATGAGCGGACTCGACCGGCGAACCTTGCTCGCAGGAAACCGTTTCTTCGAGGAGTTCAAAGGCGCGCTGACGGAACAGTATGTTCTGCAACAGCTCATCGCCGACAGCGGCCTTCAAGCATATTATTTTTCGGAAGAGCGCTCGGACGGGGAGATCGACTTTCTCGTCCAAGCGGGAGGACATTTGCTTCCCGTCGAGGTCAAGGCGGCGGAGAACCTTCAGGCCAAGAGCCTGAGAGCCTTCCATGCCAAATACGGCCCCGCCCTCAGCGTGCGTACGTCGCTTTCGCCGTACCGGGAGCAGGAATGGATGGTCAACGTTCCCCTGTACGACATCGGCGCATGGTTTGCCGGCCGCAGGCGGGCGGCGACGGCATAG